The following proteins are co-located in the Shouchella hunanensis genome:
- a CDS encoding 5'-nucleotidase C-terminal domain-containing protein has protein sequence MEKWKKWVGASLVALSLPFSVNGEAHAEEKALNIFHTNDIHASFEEYGKVSAYVKEKRDQLEHVLFVDAGDFASGNPVVDLNFGKPMVDVFNLAGLDAFTIGNHEFDYGQAYLQENMEDSLFPWLGANMSTGETGVENPEPYTIIDVDGIAVGILGITQAPPATAPVNVIGMTFDQDYAETALSYQAELEEQADVIVALTHIGHDQDRRLAEAVDYFDVIIGGHSHTTLRQPVVVNGTPIVQTGSNLANLGELTLTYNDETEEVTNVAGTLTAVSSMTSVDEEVQAVIDGYVEEMEDVLGKVVGYSDTGLTRDGRFNGDAPLGNFWTDAMRDFADADVALTNNGGLRDSIAPGEVTLNDLYSIEPFANEIMVIEMTGAAIEDVIAFSYSRDNRNQIDLQTSGLHYDIITGTTGNYLGANLTIDGQAIDENETYMVAVADYIGTGGSGYQFEGEVIHETVGLMTAAMEQYALRLTDAGEKLNYYREGRISIKVDPSGPNPGEIIGSTDTGLYSANKSTQDVGIGNLYTDAIRTKTGSDIGLLNRSSITGEIPPGSITDRQIEALDSFGNAIVVVETTGERIMDVLLEQSRYHNGVDLQASGLTYTLIPDGNRYELANVNVHGEPIDAEETYTVAYNDYMHGTNFYQLGNVLDDSYGPVWQAVVDYVMNQTEPINYEEGSRITIEGSEPGDPTGTRTVAEAIGNNSGVYPVKGYIVGSIVNQRPVIGEGTHAVSNLLLADSPNETDRSKMLPVQLVSGTAVRNGLNLESNPTNLGKAVRITGSLEAYFSTPGMRAPSTFEWIEEEGPVEPEPPVCSFDEWSGSQVYTAGDRVEYNGDFYEAKWWTQGENPSQSGQWDVWKKVADCYEIPEGPQEWNKDQIYVAGDQVLLDGQLYEAKWWTQGENPSQSGQWDVWKKVAE, from the coding sequence ATGGAGAAATGGAAAAAGTGGGTAGGTGCTAGTCTTGTCGCACTATCTCTACCGTTTAGTGTTAACGGGGAAGCGCACGCAGAAGAGAAAGCACTGAATATTTTTCATACGAATGATATTCATGCATCGTTTGAAGAGTACGGGAAAGTGTCTGCTTATGTAAAAGAAAAGCGAGATCAGCTTGAGCATGTGTTATTTGTTGATGCAGGTGACTTTGCAAGTGGCAATCCCGTTGTTGATTTAAATTTTGGGAAACCGATGGTGGATGTATTTAACCTTGCTGGTCTTGATGCATTTACGATTGGAAATCATGAATTTGACTATGGACAAGCATATTTACAAGAAAATATGGAAGATTCCTTATTTCCATGGCTCGGTGCAAATATGAGTACAGGGGAAACAGGTGTGGAAAACCCTGAACCTTATACGATCATTGATGTAGATGGCATAGCGGTCGGTATCCTTGGTATTACACAAGCACCACCTGCCACGGCCCCGGTGAATGTTATTGGCATGACGTTTGATCAAGACTATGCGGAAACGGCTCTTTCCTACCAGGCTGAGCTCGAGGAGCAGGCAGATGTGATTGTGGCGCTAACGCATATTGGACATGATCAAGATCGTCGCTTAGCAGAAGCGGTAGACTATTTTGATGTTATTATTGGTGGTCACTCGCATACAACATTACGTCAGCCTGTTGTTGTGAATGGCACGCCGATTGTCCAAACAGGGTCGAATTTAGCGAATCTCGGTGAGCTTACGCTAACGTATAATGATGAGACCGAAGAAGTGACGAATGTAGCGGGGACTTTAACGGCTGTGTCTTCAATGACAAGTGTTGATGAAGAGGTTCAAGCTGTTATTGATGGCTACGTTGAAGAAATGGAAGACGTTTTAGGGAAGGTTGTTGGCTACAGCGACACAGGGTTAACGAGAGATGGACGCTTTAACGGCGATGCACCGTTAGGGAATTTCTGGACAGATGCTATGCGTGACTTTGCTGATGCAGATGTAGCGTTAACGAATAACGGTGGCTTGCGAGACAGTATTGCACCGGGAGAAGTAACGCTAAATGATCTTTATTCAATTGAACCATTTGCCAATGAAATTATGGTTATTGAGATGACAGGTGCAGCGATTGAAGATGTCATTGCATTTTCTTATTCTAGAGACAATCGAAATCAAATTGACCTTCAGACATCCGGCTTACACTATGACATTATTACAGGAACTACAGGAAATTATTTAGGAGCAAACTTAACAATAGACGGACAAGCGATTGATGAAAACGAAACTTACATGGTCGCAGTCGCCGATTATATCGGAACAGGTGGTTCCGGATATCAGTTTGAAGGCGAAGTGATCCACGAAACAGTTGGTCTAATGACAGCAGCGATGGAGCAGTATGCTCTACGTTTGACTGATGCTGGCGAAAAACTAAATTACTATAGAGAAGGACGTATATCTATTAAAGTAGATCCTTCTGGACCAAATCCAGGCGAAATTATTGGTTCGACTGATACGGGTCTATATTCAGCTAACAAAAGTACGCAAGATGTTGGTATCGGAAATTTATACACAGACGCCATTCGAACAAAAACAGGAAGTGACATTGGGCTTTTAAATCGAAGCTCCATAACAGGAGAAATCCCTCCTGGAAGTATTACCGATCGCCAAATTGAAGCATTAGATTCTTTTGGCAATGCCATTGTTGTTGTTGAAACAACAGGTGAACGAATAATGGACGTGTTACTCGAACAGTCCCGTTATCATAATGGTGTTGACCTACAAGCTTCAGGTTTAACATATACGCTTATACCAGATGGAAATCGTTATGAGTTAGCAAATGTGAACGTGCACGGAGAGCCGATAGATGCTGAGGAAACGTATACGGTTGCATATAATGATTACATGCACGGAACAAACTTTTATCAATTAGGAAATGTGCTGGACGATTCCTATGGACCAGTATGGCAAGCTGTTGTGGATTATGTAATGAACCAAACAGAACCGATTAATTATGAAGAAGGAAGCAGAATTACGATTGAAGGATCAGAGCCAGGTGATCCGACTGGTACGAGAACGGTAGCAGAAGCAATTGGAAACAATAGCGGAGTCTATCCTGTAAAAGGATACATCGTCGGTTCAATTGTAAACCAGCGTCCTGTGATTGGAGAAGGGACTCACGCTGTGTCGAATCTGTTACTGGCGGATTCACCTAATGAAACCGATCGCAGTAAGATGTTGCCTGTACAGCTTGTGAGTGGTACAGCAGTGAGAAACGGTTTAAATTTAGAAAGCAATCCAACAAATCTAGGCAAGGCAGTACGTATCACTGGTTCTTTGGAAGCTTATTTTTCTACTCCTGGTATGAGAGCGCCTAGTACGTTCGAATGGATAGAAGAGGAAGGCCCTGTAGAACCTGAACCGCCAGTTTGTTCGTTTGACGAGTGGAGTGGTAGTCAAGTGTATACGGCAGGGGATCGTGTTGAGTACAATGGTGACTTTTATGAAGCAAAATGGTGGACGCAAGGAGAAAACCCAAGCCAATCTGGTCAGTGGGACGTATGGAAAAAAGTAGCGGACTGCTATGAGATTCCTGAAGGTCCTCAAGAATGGAATAAGGATCAAATCTACGTTGCTGGTGATCAAGTTCTTTTAGATGGGCAGCTCTATGAAGCAAAGTGGTGGACGCAAGGAGAAAACCCAAGCCAATCTGGCCAGTGGGACGTATGGAAAAAAGTAGCCGAATAA
- a CDS encoding glycosyltransferase family 4 protein — protein MNIGIFTDTYFPQISGVATSIATLDRELTARGHNVFIFTSEDKQAQVEIESGKIFRFPSLSTTIIPERHLAYRGMRRASKLIKLYDIDLIHTHTEFTMGYLGKYMAYKHKLPFLHTYHTMYEDYLHYVAQGKLLTPKMVGWMTKWFCHKADRVIAPTVKVKRTLHRYNVQSPIGVIPTGINVNRFKRTAESMFQAAILRKKLNILPEDRVIVSVGRLAEEKNIDALIHAVHHSKKGNTPIKLILVGEGPHKASLKKLTKTLAVEDNVQFIGAVCWEDVHIYYQLCDLFVSASTTEAQGLTYFEAMAAGCVVVAKADPSIQHAIVHKETGYIFEKDDDLAPLLDTIFQQKQEQVAVQVKSSQFVESLSAEVFGKKIEAIYRTHLLANTLEQSTHKKAISALYRMRRSS, from the coding sequence GTGAATATTGGTATTTTTACTGATACTTACTTCCCACAAATCAGTGGAGTTGCGACTTCCATTGCAACACTTGATCGAGAATTAACCGCTAGAGGCCATAACGTCTTCATCTTTACGTCCGAAGATAAACAAGCACAAGTAGAAATAGAATCTGGTAAGATCTTTCGTTTCCCAAGCTTATCAACCACCATTATTCCAGAGCGACATCTCGCTTACCGTGGAATGAGAAGAGCATCAAAACTTATAAAGCTATATGACATTGATCTTATTCATACTCATACCGAATTTACAATGGGGTATTTAGGAAAATACATGGCTTACAAACATAAGCTTCCTTTTCTACACACCTATCACACGATGTACGAGGATTACTTACACTACGTTGCTCAAGGAAAGCTGTTAACACCTAAAATGGTTGGTTGGATGACAAAATGGTTTTGTCACAAAGCGGATCGGGTTATTGCGCCCACTGTAAAAGTAAAGCGGACGTTGCATCGATACAACGTTCAATCTCCTATTGGAGTTATACCTACAGGGATCAATGTTAACCGTTTTAAACGAACGGCGGAATCGATGTTTCAAGCGGCTATTCTCCGTAAAAAGCTGAATATCCTCCCCGAAGATCGGGTTATTGTCTCTGTTGGTCGATTGGCAGAAGAGAAGAATATAGACGCTTTAATTCATGCTGTTCACCATTCAAAAAAAGGCAATACGCCCATTAAACTCATTTTGGTTGGTGAGGGTCCGCATAAGGCTTCACTAAAGAAGCTGACAAAGACTCTAGCTGTTGAAGATAATGTTCAGTTTATTGGTGCAGTTTGTTGGGAAGATGTCCATATTTATTACCAACTCTGTGACCTTTTCGTCAGTGCGTCCACCACTGAGGCTCAAGGTTTAACCTATTTTGAAGCAATGGCAGCAGGATGTGTGGTTGTTGCCAAAGCAGATCCAAGTATTCAACATGCAATTGTGCACAAAGAAACGGGCTACATCTTTGAAAAAGACGATGACCTTGCTCCATTGCTAGACACCATCTTCCAACAGAAACAAGAGCAGGTGGCTGTTCAAGTAAAAAGTAGTCAATTTGTTGAATCTCTCTCTGCCGAAGTATTTGGTAAAAAGATTGAAGCAATTTACCGCACCCATTTACTCGCCAACACATTGGAACAATCTACTCATAAAAAAGCGATATCGGCGTTATACCGAATGAGGAGGTCATCATAA
- a CDS encoding glycosyltransferase family 4 protein, with amino-acid sequence MMKLTMLSSAEKVQGQGVASAYRELINLLQSQNEQSYDLAINQFRRSDITHYHTIDFRFFLTTFFKRTGVKVGYVHFLPETVDDSLSLPKPIRSLFYYYMVSFYKRMDHLIVVNPSFIPKLVALGLDQDKIHYIPNFVSKASFSAGKKSTIRAELGIPEDAFVVLGAGQIQHRKGVKDFLDIASQRPDIHFIWAGGFSFGKLTAGYHELKAYVDQPPTNVHFPGIVPRESMQAYYNACNLFFSPSYNELFPMTILEAMSCEKPLLLRDLDLYEDILFDYYVTGTSNKSFIGQIDRLREDDQYYQHTQNLSKKGAYAYSEERLTTVWNQFYRHVHGVVASSSHA; translated from the coding sequence ATAATGAAATTAACTATGCTATCATCAGCTGAAAAAGTACAAGGGCAAGGGGTTGCCTCGGCGTATCGAGAGCTGATCAACCTCCTCCAATCCCAAAACGAGCAAAGCTATGATCTAGCAATTAATCAGTTCCGACGGTCTGATATTACGCATTATCATACAATCGACTTTCGTTTTTTCTTAACAACATTCTTCAAGAGAACTGGGGTAAAAGTTGGCTACGTTCATTTCTTACCTGAAACAGTAGACGACAGCCTTTCATTGCCTAAACCCATTCGCTCTCTTTTTTATTACTATATGGTGTCTTTCTACAAAAGAATGGATCATCTAATTGTAGTAAATCCAAGCTTTATACCGAAATTAGTAGCATTAGGGTTGGATCAAGATAAAATCCATTACATTCCAAATTTCGTTTCTAAAGCGTCCTTTTCTGCCGGTAAAAAAAGTACTATTCGCGCTGAGCTTGGGATACCTGAAGATGCATTCGTCGTTTTAGGAGCAGGACAAATCCAGCATCGAAAAGGGGTAAAAGATTTTCTAGACATAGCAAGCCAGCGACCGGACATTCATTTTATTTGGGCAGGCGGGTTTTCATTTGGTAAATTAACGGCTGGTTACCACGAATTAAAAGCCTATGTAGATCAACCACCTACCAATGTTCATTTTCCAGGAATTGTACCTAGAGAAAGCATGCAAGCCTATTATAATGCTTGTAATCTGTTTTTCTCTCCATCGTACAACGAACTTTTTCCAATGACAATTCTAGAGGCAATGAGCTGTGAAAAGCCCCTTTTATTAAGAGATTTAGATTTATATGAAGACATTTTGTTTGACTATTATGTAACCGGCACTTCTAACAAGAGCTTTATTGGACAAATAGACCGACTTAGAGAAGACGACCAGTACTATCAACACACACAGAACCTATCTAAAAAAGGAGCTTACGCCTATTCTGAAGAACGCTTAACAACTGTTTGGAATCAGTTTTATAGACATGTACACGGAGTAGTTGCATCCTCTTCCCATGCCTAA
- a CDS encoding lysylphosphatidylglycerol synthase transmembrane domain-containing protein: MPKKPAFQLGIVLFISILSVWLLAKNIDVSVFLLGLRDMNGFWLLLAFLCIGLSWLFEALSLIWLSAHNKQRLSFKTAMHTTLIGQFFNQITPLATGGQPAQLYVLVKRGYHSGSATSLLLMKFLLFQIGLVLSFTLFLGIGYKSLFSILPSMGFFIVIGYIVHASIIIGLTLVLFHQRTAKGLGELFLKPVQWFKKETARLWQQKLDQFLEPFHEQSLYFIQHKQALMVGMLYTFIQLGFFFIIPFFVFQAFSIHMSLFTSSSFHAFVMMFASIVPTPGGSGAAEMTFSAVFQSFMAEEKLILSMLFWRMITAYSAVVIGVGLTMRGIRIKRTRAKEILD; encoded by the coding sequence ATGCCTAAAAAACCAGCTTTTCAGCTTGGCATTGTATTGTTTATCAGTATCCTTTCGGTCTGGTTACTTGCTAAAAATATAGACGTATCGGTGTTCTTATTAGGGCTTCGGGATATGAATGGTTTCTGGCTTCTACTTGCTTTTTTGTGTATTGGTTTAAGCTGGCTATTTGAAGCATTAAGTCTTATTTGGCTGTCAGCACATAATAAGCAAAGACTATCGTTCAAAACAGCTATGCATACAACATTAATCGGTCAGTTCTTCAATCAAATAACGCCTCTTGCAACTGGAGGTCAACCTGCACAACTTTATGTATTAGTAAAGCGAGGTTATCACAGCGGAAGCGCAACCTCTCTTTTGTTAATGAAGTTTTTGCTTTTTCAAATTGGACTTGTCTTGAGCTTTACTTTATTTTTGGGCATTGGCTATAAAAGCCTATTTTCCATTTTACCGAGCATGGGATTTTTTATCGTTATAGGCTATATTGTTCACGCGAGCATCATAATCGGATTAACCCTCGTGCTCTTTCACCAACGAACAGCAAAAGGGTTAGGTGAGTTGTTTCTTAAGCCCGTTCAATGGTTTAAAAAAGAAACAGCACGTTTATGGCAGCAGAAATTAGATCAATTCTTAGAGCCGTTTCATGAACAAAGTCTCTATTTTATCCAACATAAACAAGCCCTTATGGTAGGCATGCTTTATACATTCATTCAGCTAGGCTTTTTTTTCATCATCCCTTTTTTTGTGTTTCAAGCATTTTCGATCCACATGTCTCTTTTTACTAGCTCCTCTTTCCATGCGTTTGTCATGATGTTTGCGTCAATTGTTCCAACACCAGGAGGAAGCGGCGCAGCTGAAATGACGTTCTCAGCCGTCTTTCAATCGTTTATGGCTGAAGAAAAATTGATTTTGAGCATGTTGTTTTGGCGTATGATAACTGCTTATAGCGCAGTTGTTATTGGGGTTGGCTTAACAATGAGAGGAATACGCATAAAGAGGACACGTGCAAAAGAAATCTTGGATTAG
- a CDS encoding lytic polysaccharide monooxygenase, translated as MGKKKGHSFLQSIGFTVLASALFVFANAESASAHGYIESPKSRALLCAERVNTDCGAVIYEPQSLEAPKGFPGASIPDGQIASAGGVFPQLDAQSSNRWSKVNMNSGYQTFRWHLTAMHSTAKWHYYITKPNWNPNQPLTRDQFELVPFYEKFDGGARPGQKVSHQLTVPERSGYHVILGVWDVADTVNAFYQVIDAQFSGGSNPTPNPDPGSPEQPPAHPAWTSTATYVGGDYVTHNGQVYRAKWWTRGETPGRADVWELIR; from the coding sequence ATTGGTAAAAAGAAAGGTCACTCGTTTCTTCAGTCAATTGGTTTCACTGTTCTTGCATCTGCTTTGTTTGTTTTCGCAAACGCAGAATCGGCAAGTGCACATGGCTACATTGAATCTCCCAAGTCTAGAGCATTATTATGTGCCGAACGTGTAAACACAGATTGCGGTGCCGTCATCTATGAACCGCAAAGTTTAGAAGCGCCGAAAGGGTTCCCTGGTGCAAGTATTCCAGACGGACAGATTGCATCTGCAGGGGGCGTTTTTCCACAACTAGATGCCCAATCTTCTAATCGTTGGTCTAAAGTAAACATGAATAGTGGTTATCAAACGTTTAGGTGGCACCTTACAGCGATGCATTCCACAGCAAAATGGCATTACTATATTACGAAACCTAACTGGAACCCTAATCAGCCATTAACCCGCGATCAATTTGAACTAGTCCCATTTTATGAAAAGTTTGATGGTGGTGCTCGTCCAGGACAAAAAGTAAGTCACCAATTAACCGTGCCTGAGCGTTCAGGTTATCACGTCATTCTTGGTGTTTGGGATGTCGCAGATACTGTAAATGCGTTCTACCAAGTCATTGATGCTCAGTTCAGTGGTGGCAGTAATCCTACTCCAAATCCAGACCCAGGTTCACCAGAACAGCCACCTGCACACCCTGCTTGGACATCAACGGCAACTTATGTTGGCGGTGACTATGTAACACACAACGGTCAAGTATACCGTGCAAAATGGTGGACTCGCGGTGAAACTCCTGGTCGTGCCGATGTTTGGGAGCTCATCCGCTAA
- a CDS encoding class I SAM-dependent methyltransferase, with protein sequence MFTEYGKLSTQFYEATKPIGFSMSGDIEFYQQRLAGITGRILEAGVGTGRMLIPLLKNELCVDGVDASNDMLALCREHCEKRNLDPFLVTQRLENLELPHMYEAIIMPTGSFALLNGRENAMETLTRFYRHLSPGGRLLIDLGFPKMFSEDSQSLRTVELGDKEGITLSVYDVEMNWIDQYSLTYLTYRKWQSGKEVDTELQQFKVYWYGVEEFTYMLKEAGFTSIQMSADYLHDKAPSKETSLITFEAIRR encoded by the coding sequence ATGTTTACCGAATATGGAAAGCTAAGTACGCAATTTTATGAAGCAACAAAACCAATTGGTTTTTCGATGTCTGGAGATATTGAGTTTTATCAGCAGCGATTAGCAGGCATTACCGGTAGAATATTAGAAGCAGGTGTTGGAACTGGTAGAATGCTTATTCCGCTTCTAAAGAACGAGTTATGTGTGGATGGTGTAGATGCATCAAACGATATGCTCGCTTTATGTAGGGAACACTGTGAGAAACGGAATCTCGATCCATTTCTCGTGACACAAAGGCTTGAAAATCTGGAATTGCCGCATATGTATGAGGCGATTATTATGCCTACTGGCTCTTTTGCTCTGTTAAATGGCCGCGAGAACGCAATGGAGACGTTAACGCGCTTTTACCGACATCTCTCACCTGGTGGTCGACTTCTTATTGATCTAGGTTTTCCTAAGATGTTTTCAGAAGATAGCCAATCGTTAAGGACGGTTGAACTCGGTGATAAAGAAGGGATTACCCTCTCTGTTTATGACGTGGAAATGAACTGGATAGACCAATATTCGCTTACCTATTTAACCTACCGGAAGTGGCAATCTGGAAAAGAGGTTGATACAGAGTTGCAACAGTTTAAGGTATATTGGTACGGAGTAGAAGAATTTACATATATGCTTAAAGAAGCTGGATTTACATCTATACAAATGTCGGCTGATTATCTTCATGATAAAGCCCCATCGAAGGAAACGTCGCTTATTACGTTTGAAGCGATACGTCGTTAA
- a CDS encoding GNAT family N-acetyltransferase, with amino-acid sequence MNVQLIRAEVEQRQILSNLVQFYLHDFSSYIDLDVESNGRYTDYPLLDYWTKPKHDPYFVIVDDCYAGFVLVKQIEIRQQPYHSIAEFFIMRKYRRQGLGRLVARQVFQDYEGRWHVSQLKENKPAQTFWRKVIEEWTDGEFTEQIGVRKMTHFFNQHICEVESECLPNMES; translated from the coding sequence ATGAATGTTCAGTTAATAAGAGCAGAAGTGGAACAGCGGCAAATACTTTCAAACTTAGTGCAGTTTTATTTGCACGATTTTTCATCGTATATTGATTTAGATGTAGAATCGAACGGCCGCTATACGGATTATCCTCTACTAGATTATTGGACAAAACCTAAGCATGATCCGTACTTTGTTATTGTGGATGATTGTTACGCAGGTTTTGTTCTTGTTAAACAGATTGAGATTAGGCAACAGCCTTATCATTCGATCGCAGAATTCTTTATTATGAGGAAGTATCGCCGACAGGGTTTAGGTAGACTCGTTGCTAGACAGGTCTTCCAAGATTATGAAGGCCGTTGGCATGTTTCGCAATTAAAAGAGAATAAACCTGCGCAAACGTTTTGGAGAAAAGTCATTGAGGAATGGACAGACGGTGAATTTACTGAGCAAATTGGAGTGAGAAAAATGACTCACTTTTTCAATCAACATATATGTGAGGTGGAGAGTGAATGTTTACCGAATATGGAAAGCTAA
- a CDS encoding phosphotransferase family protein, giving the protein MTAKLLFASQAIALPTKAQMNELLAVHGLGKVLSFNGTKEGAMKQTLAIVSTEGEWIVKGNPIYEGQLDEEKYVIDCLAEKTSLKVPTPYIVHHDTDILGFSYSIMPKMRGMHLHDVAHELTMEDHSAVAKSLASVLREMHEWKSLSYGELHPLKHSIESFQPSYKDWLFNRIIHWFHDAKKYSTLTEADERWMFGELKSAYDVFSKMNDPCFVMGDVKPGNFLVDQLDGQWAISGLFDFTNSYFADPLVDLTKMILFYQRQELPIIANEFILEYSTGQRLVEIQSRLRIHLLHQLVLDWGYFHAMGQPIHTSFEKWVKTIFIHLHLK; this is encoded by the coding sequence TTGACTGCGAAACTTTTATTTGCATCTCAGGCGATTGCTCTCCCGACAAAAGCGCAAATGAATGAGCTGCTCGCTGTTCACGGGCTAGGGAAGGTACTTAGCTTTAATGGGACAAAGGAAGGGGCAATGAAGCAAACACTGGCTATAGTGTCCACTGAGGGTGAGTGGATCGTAAAAGGAAACCCAATTTATGAAGGGCAATTAGATGAAGAAAAGTATGTGATCGATTGTTTAGCCGAAAAAACGTCTCTAAAGGTGCCAACCCCATACATTGTTCATCATGATACAGATATTCTTGGATTTTCTTATAGCATCATGCCAAAAATGAGAGGGATGCATCTTCATGATGTAGCGCATGAGTTGACAATGGAGGACCATTCTGCTGTTGCTAAATCGTTAGCTAGTGTATTAAGAGAAATGCACGAGTGGAAAAGCTTATCGTATGGTGAGCTTCATCCTCTCAAGCATTCTATCGAATCTTTTCAACCTAGTTACAAAGACTGGCTCTTTAATCGAATCATCCATTGGTTCCATGATGCAAAGAAATATTCAACATTAACAGAGGCAGATGAACGTTGGATGTTTGGAGAACTGAAAAGTGCCTACGACGTTTTTTCTAAGATGAATGATCCGTGTTTTGTGATGGGTGATGTTAAACCAGGAAACTTCCTTGTAGACCAACTAGATGGACAATGGGCAATAAGTGGATTATTTGATTTTACAAATAGTTATTTTGCAGATCCATTAGTAGATTTAACGAAAATGATTCTTTTTTATCAGAGACAAGAGCTACCTATAATTGCAAACGAATTTATTCTTGAGTATAGCACTGGACAGCGATTAGTAGAGATTCAATCTCGCTTGCGCATTCATTTATTGCACCAACTTGTACTTGATTGGGGTTATTTCCATGCGATGGGACAACCCATTCATACATCGTTTGAAAAATGGGTTAAGACCATTTTTATTCATTTACACTTGAAGTGA
- a CDS encoding putative holin-like toxin has translation MSVFEALSLALGFGMFILALVTLVLLLIKKN, from the coding sequence GTGTCGGTTTTTGAAGCACTTAGTTTAGCTTTAGGGTTTGGGATGTTTATTCTTGCCTTAGTGACGTTGGTGCTTTTGCTGATTAAAAAAAATTAA